A section of the Paenibacillus yonginensis genome encodes:
- a CDS encoding YceD family protein, with protein MHFQFRKVASAEGPTKFHESLDVSDLIKGRKDVSSIAPLVSDLQLYAAGEDMVDVTGTLKTELHVACSRCLTPVARVIDIDFKERFIHGQEPEQEQDLDDNAIYVEDESVDLVPYLEESLMLNLPFAVVCKDDCKGLCPACGTNLNEHDCGCDTTAVDPRLAALKDFFK; from the coding sequence ATGCACTTTCAATTTCGCAAAGTAGCATCCGCCGAAGGGCCGACAAAGTTTCACGAGTCTTTGGATGTATCGGATTTGATCAAGGGCCGCAAGGACGTTTCCTCGATTGCTCCGCTGGTGTCCGACCTGCAGCTGTATGCTGCCGGAGAGGATATGGTGGATGTTACAGGGACGCTGAAGACAGAGCTGCACGTAGCCTGCTCCAGATGCCTTACGCCCGTCGCCCGTGTCATTGATATCGACTTTAAGGAACGGTTTATACATGGACAGGAACCCGAGCAGGAACAAGACCTGGATGACAATGCCATCTATGTTGAAGACGAGAGTGTGGATCTCGTCCCCTACTTGGAGGAGAGTTTGATGCTGAATCTTCCGTTTGCGGTAGTCTGCAAGGACGATTGCAAGGGACTTTGCCCGGCATGCGGGACCAATCTCAACGAGCATGATTGCGGCTGCGATACAACTGCCGTTGATCCGCGCCTTGCGGCACTCAAAGATTTCTTTAAATGA
- the rpmF gene encoding 50S ribosomal protein L32, translated as MAVPQRRTSKTRRDKRRTHFKLAVPGMVKCEQCGELKLAHHVCKVCGTYKSREIIKA; from the coding sequence ATGGCAGTACCTCAACGGAGAACGTCCAAAACGCGCCGCGACAAACGCCGCACGCATTTCAAATTGGCTGTACCGGGTATGGTAAAATGCGAACAATGTGGAGAATTGAAACTTGCTCACCACGTATGCAAAGTTTGCGGAACATACAAATCGAGAGAAATCATCAAAGCTTAG
- the fapR gene encoding transcription factor FapR, with protein sequence MPKKARQQKLASIIEENPFVTDQELTRQLKVSIQTIRLDRMELGIPELRERLKLMAERSYDTVRSLSLDEVIGEVIDLQLDKSGISIFEIREEHVFSRTGIARGHHVFAQANSLAVAVINDEIALTSSADIRFVRSVHLGEKCIAKAYVRSGQENKAKAKVEVFTYVGEEMVFHGNFIIYRSATGERSERGALHADSH encoded by the coding sequence TTGCCAAAGAAGGCTCGGCAGCAGAAGCTTGCTTCAATTATAGAAGAAAATCCTTTTGTTACCGATCAGGAGTTGACCAGGCAGCTTAAGGTCAGTATCCAGACAATCCGGCTGGACCGGATGGAGCTCGGAATTCCGGAGCTGAGGGAAAGGCTCAAGCTGATGGCTGAGCGCTCGTACGACACCGTACGTTCGTTGTCGCTGGACGAGGTCATCGGTGAGGTGATTGATCTCCAGCTCGATAAAAGCGGGATTTCCATTTTCGAAATTCGGGAAGAGCATGTCTTCTCGCGGACAGGGATTGCCCGGGGGCATCATGTATTTGCCCAGGCCAACTCTCTGGCTGTTGCTGTGATTAATGATGAGATTGCTTTGACCTCGTCTGCCGACATCCGGTTTGTCCGTTCGGTTCATCTGGGTGAGAAGTGCATTGCCAAAGCTTATGTGCGCTCAGGCCAGGAGAATAAGGCGAAAGCCAAAGTCGAGGTTTTTACTTATGTAGGTGAAGAAATGGTGTTCCACGGTAACTTTATCATTTACCGTTCAGCGACAGGCGAACGGAGTGAAAGGGGGGCCTTGCATGCGGATAGCCATTGA
- the plsX gene encoding phosphate acyltransferase PlsX, giving the protein MRIAIDAMGGDHAPASTVEGALAAANQWKDVEIILVGDQAVLEPLLKERPANLLIHHAGEVIESEDEPVKAVRRKKDASMVVAGRMVREGAAEAMISAGNTGALMTTGLLVVGRMEGIERPGLAPMLPTMDDKGVLALDLGANMDAKPEHLVQYALMGSIYRQKVHGMPSPRVGLLNVGTEEMKGNELTKAAYPLLKELPIHFVGNVESRDVLSGACDVLVCDGFAGNILLKALEGTAGALFSVLKQEFSKNLKTKLAAAVMMPSLRNLKDKMDYKEHGGAPLLGLSGLVIKGHGSSDAGAIKNAVRQARAALQSKLTESITKEITGRVIQG; this is encoded by the coding sequence ATGCGGATAGCCATTGATGCGATGGGAGGAGATCATGCTCCTGCAAGCACGGTGGAAGGGGCGCTTGCCGCGGCCAATCAATGGAAAGATGTTGAAATCATTCTCGTAGGCGACCAGGCCGTGCTTGAGCCTTTGCTCAAGGAACGTCCTGCGAATCTGCTGATTCATCATGCCGGCGAAGTGATCGAAAGCGAAGATGAGCCGGTAAAGGCCGTCCGTAGGAAGAAAGACGCTTCTATGGTGGTTGCCGGGCGGATGGTGCGGGAAGGTGCTGCGGAAGCGATGATTTCCGCGGGCAACACTGGGGCGCTTATGACGACCGGTCTGCTTGTAGTTGGGCGCATGGAAGGCATTGAGCGTCCGGGGCTTGCTCCGATGCTGCCGACCATGGACGACAAAGGTGTGCTTGCTCTCGATCTGGGGGCGAACATGGATGCCAAACCCGAACATCTGGTTCAATATGCCCTGATGGGCAGCATTTACCGCCAGAAGGTTCATGGCATGCCTTCGCCGAGAGTAGGGCTGCTCAATGTCGGCACGGAAGAGATGAAGGGGAATGAGCTGACCAAAGCGGCGTACCCTCTGCTTAAGGAGCTTCCTATTCATTTTGTCGGCAATGTCGAATCCAGAGATGTGCTGAGCGGTGCCTGCGACGTGCTGGTGTGCGACGGATTTGCGGGGAATATTCTGCTGAAGGCTCTTGAAGGAACCGCAGGCGCTTTGTTCTCGGTACTCAAGCAGGAATTCAGCAAAAATCTCAAGACCAAGCTGGCGGCAGCGGTCATGATGCCTTCCCTTCGCAATTTGAAGGATAAAATGGACTACAAGGAGCATGGCGGCGCACCTCTGCTTGGGCTAAGCGGACTGGTCATCAAAGGCCACGGCTCGTCTGACGCCGGAGCGATCAAAAATGCGGTGCGCCAGGCTCGCGCAGCACTCCAGAGCAAGCTGACTGAAAGTATTACAAAGGAAATAACCGGGAGAGTGATACAGGGATGA
- a CDS encoding beta-ketoacyl-ACP synthase III, with translation MNLRPVGIVGTGMYVPEKVLTNADLEKMVETNDEWIVSRTGIRERHIAAPEQATSDMAYEAAVRALDKAGLAAEELDLIIVATITPDMAFPSTACILQEKLGAKKAAAFDLSAACSGFVYSLATAVNFIGSGMYGNALVIGADTLSRITDYTDRNTCVLFGDGAGAVVLAPVPEGRGFKSFDLGAEGAGGPLLNLEAGGSRLPASEDTVKNGKHFIYMNGREVFKFAVRVMSTATDEVLRKAGFSKEDIDLFVPHQANIRIIQSAMQRLNLPEEKCVINVDKYANTSAASIPLALVEAAEAGRIKEGDKVLLVGFGGGLTWGAATIVW, from the coding sequence ATGAATTTAAGGCCGGTAGGGATTGTCGGAACAGGCATGTATGTGCCCGAGAAGGTATTGACGAACGCCGACTTGGAAAAGATGGTGGAAACAAACGACGAATGGATTGTATCCCGGACCGGGATTCGTGAACGGCATATCGCTGCTCCTGAACAAGCGACATCGGACATGGCTTATGAAGCGGCTGTCCGCGCTTTGGACAAAGCGGGACTGGCTGCGGAAGAGCTGGATTTGATTATCGTGGCCACCATTACTCCGGATATGGCTTTTCCTTCCACGGCCTGCATTCTGCAGGAGAAGCTGGGGGCAAAAAAAGCGGCGGCTTTTGACCTGTCCGCGGCGTGCTCGGGGTTTGTCTATAGTCTGGCAACAGCCGTTAATTTCATCGGAAGCGGCATGTACGGCAATGCGCTGGTGATCGGTGCGGATACATTGTCCCGCATCACAGACTACACGGACCGGAACACATGCGTGCTGTTTGGTGACGGCGCGGGTGCAGTTGTGCTTGCACCGGTTCCTGAAGGCCGAGGGTTTAAATCTTTTGACCTGGGGGCAGAAGGAGCGGGAGGTCCTTTGCTGAATCTGGAGGCAGGCGGTTCCAGACTTCCTGCATCGGAGGATACCGTTAAGAATGGTAAACATTTTATTTATATGAACGGCCGGGAAGTGTTCAAATTTGCGGTACGCGTGATGAGCACGGCCACTGACGAAGTGCTTCGCAAAGCGGGTTTCAGCAAAGAGGACATTGACTTGTTCGTTCCTCATCAGGCGAATATCCGGATCATTCAATCTGCTATGCAGCGTCTCAATCTGCCCGAGGAGAAATGTGTGATCAACGTGGATAAATACGCCAATACTTCAGCGGCTTCGATTCCGCTTGCTCTGGTTGAGGCTGCTGAAGCGGGACGAATCAAGGAAGGCGACAAGGTGCTGCTGGTTGGCTTCGGCGGCGGTTTGACCTGGGGGGCGGCAACCATCGTCTGGTAA
- the fabG gene encoding 3-oxoacyl-[acyl-carrier-protein] reductase — protein MTKSLEGKSALVTGASRGIGRSIALALAEAGANVAVNYAGNEAAAAGVVSEIEAMGVKAFAVQGHVGDSKQFEEMVSRTLETFGSIDILVNNAGITRDNLIMRMKEEDFDKVIETNLKGVFNGVKAVTRPMMKQRSGRIINISSVVGSTGNPGQANYVAAKAGVIGLTKTAAQELASRGITVNCVSPGFIGTDMTDELPEEIRTKILGQIPLSRLGRPEEVARVVLFLASDDASYMTGQTLHVDGGMYM, from the coding sequence ATGACGAAGTCTCTTGAAGGCAAGTCGGCGCTTGTGACTGGCGCTTCCCGCGGGATTGGGCGCAGCATCGCTTTGGCGCTTGCCGAAGCAGGTGCGAATGTGGCAGTCAATTATGCGGGGAATGAAGCGGCGGCAGCCGGCGTAGTCAGCGAAATTGAGGCGATGGGCGTCAAGGCGTTTGCGGTTCAAGGCCATGTCGGAGACAGCAAGCAGTTTGAAGAAATGGTCAGCCGTACGCTTGAAACGTTTGGCAGCATTGACATTTTGGTCAATAACGCCGGAATTACCCGTGACAATCTCATTATGAGAATGAAGGAAGAGGATTTCGACAAGGTGATCGAAACGAATCTGAAAGGCGTGTTTAACGGCGTAAAAGCCGTAACCCGTCCGATGATGAAGCAGCGTTCCGGCCGGATTATCAACATTTCTTCGGTTGTCGGCTCCACCGGCAATCCGGGACAGGCGAATTACGTTGCCGCCAAAGCCGGTGTTATCGGCCTGACCAAGACGGCAGCTCAGGAGCTGGCTTCCCGAGGCATTACCGTGAACTGCGTATCTCCGGGTTTTATCGGTACCGATATGACCGATGAACTGCCGGAAGAGATCCGGACCAAGATTCTGGGCCAGATTCCGTTGTCGCGTCTCGGCAGACCAGAGGAAGTAGCCAGGGTTGTTTTATTCCTGGCTTCGGACGATGCCAGCTATATGACTGGACAAACCCTCCATGTGGACGGCGGAATGTACATGTAA
- the acpP gene encoding acyl carrier protein — protein MSDVFERVKRIVVDRLGADEAEVTLEASFKDDLGADSLDVVELVMELEDEFDLEISDEDAEKITTVGEVVNYIQSHT, from the coding sequence ATGTCCGATGTATTTGAACGCGTAAAACGCATCGTTGTGGACCGTTTGGGTGCCGACGAGGCTGAAGTTACGCTTGAAGCGTCTTTTAAAGACGATTTGGGTGCTGATTCTCTCGACGTAGTTGAATTGGTTATGGAACTCGAAGACGAATTCGATCTGGAAATTTCAGATGAAGATGCAGAGAAGATTACGACCGTAGGTGAAGTTGTAAATTACATACAATCTCATACCTAA
- the fabF gene encoding beta-ketoacyl-ACP synthase II, which translates to MKHRVVVTGMGVVTALGEDLNTLWDNLMAGKSGVSLIEAFDVSEYPTRIAASAKDFNPENYMDRKEARKMDRFVQFAVAAGSMALKDSGLEIGGNVDAERIGVSIGSGIGGLGTWEDQHNILLEKGPKRVSPFFIPMMIANMASGQMSIMFGAKGPNTTQVTACATGSHAIGDSMRLIQRGDADVMICGGAEATIRPTGLAGFCSMRAMSTRNDEPAKASRPFDTDRDGFVMGEGSGVLVLESLEHAEARGAKIYAEVIGYGLSGDAHHMTEPDPDGAARCMKMAIRDAGIEPSEIDYINAHGTSTPVGDRSETKAVKAALGDHAYKVAVSSTKSMTGHLLGAAGGVEAVICGLALNHGVIPPTINLDNQDPECDLDYVPNTPRQADLKVVMSNSFGFGGHNATIILKKFEA; encoded by the coding sequence TTGAAACATAGAGTAGTAGTAACGGGCATGGGAGTTGTAACGGCCCTTGGAGAAGATTTGAATACCTTGTGGGACAACCTGATGGCAGGCAAGTCGGGCGTCAGCCTGATCGAAGCCTTTGACGTCAGCGAGTATCCTACTCGTATTGCTGCTTCCGCCAAAGATTTTAACCCTGAGAATTATATGGACCGCAAGGAAGCCCGCAAGATGGATCGTTTCGTTCAATTTGCGGTAGCAGCCGGCTCCATGGCTCTGAAAGACAGCGGCCTTGAAATCGGCGGCAACGTTGACGCAGAACGGATCGGAGTTTCGATTGGTTCCGGCATCGGTGGTCTGGGTACTTGGGAAGATCAGCACAATATTTTGCTTGAAAAAGGCCCGAAACGGGTCAGCCCGTTCTTTATTCCGATGATGATCGCCAACATGGCGTCCGGCCAAATGTCGATCATGTTCGGAGCTAAAGGACCAAATACAACGCAGGTAACGGCCTGTGCAACCGGCAGCCATGCGATTGGCGACTCCATGCGCCTGATTCAGCGCGGGGATGCGGATGTGATGATCTGCGGCGGAGCGGAAGCAACGATCCGTCCAACGGGTCTCGCTGGCTTCTGTTCGATGCGCGCAATGTCTACCCGCAATGATGAGCCGGCGAAAGCCAGCCGCCCGTTTGATACGGACCGCGACGGTTTTGTTATGGGCGAAGGCTCCGGGGTACTGGTGTTGGAATCGCTGGAGCATGCCGAGGCCCGCGGAGCCAAGATTTATGCTGAAGTCATCGGCTACGGCTTGAGCGGGGACGCCCATCATATGACGGAGCCCGATCCGGACGGTGCGGCACGCTGCATGAAGATGGCGATCCGCGATGCCGGCATCGAGCCTAGCGAGATTGATTATATCAATGCCCATGGCACATCGACGCCAGTAGGCGACCGTTCTGAAACGAAAGCGGTTAAAGCGGCTCTTGGCGATCATGCTTATAAAGTAGCTGTAAGCTCAACGAAGTCGATGACGGGTCACTTGCTTGGTGCTGCCGGCGGTGTTGAGGCGGTCATTTGCGGATTGGCATTAAACCATGGCGTAATCCCTCCAACGATCAACCTGGACAACCAGGATCCGGAATGCGATCTGGATTATGTCCCTAACACACCAAGACAAGCGGATCTAAAGGTGGTTATGTCGAACTCCTTCGGTTTTGGCGGCCACAATGCCACCATTATTCTGAAGAAATTTGAAGCGTAA
- the rnc gene encoding ribonuclease III: MNGDLKQLQHKLHIQFHDRLLLKQAFTHASYVNEHRFSQHADNERLEFLGDAVLELTVSEYLYRLFPDRPEGELTKLRAAIVCEPSLVKLAESLEFGQYVLLGKGEELTGGRTRPALLADVFESFVGALYLDQGLERVKVFLDQHVFPKLELGGGKMQITDYKTELQELTQHHNLGALEYRIVEERGPAHEREFVSEVFMEGRSLGRGTGRSKKEAEQQAAAVALRELSSIEQ, translated from the coding sequence TTGAATGGAGATCTGAAGCAATTACAGCATAAACTTCATATTCAGTTCCACGACCGGCTGCTGCTGAAACAGGCTTTTACCCATGCGTCTTACGTAAATGAACATCGGTTCAGCCAGCATGCCGATAATGAACGGCTTGAATTTCTGGGTGATGCTGTGCTGGAGCTAACCGTTTCGGAATATCTGTATAGACTGTTTCCGGATCGTCCGGAAGGCGAGTTAACCAAACTCCGGGCGGCCATTGTCTGCGAGCCTTCGCTGGTGAAGCTGGCGGAGAGTCTCGAATTCGGACAATATGTGCTGCTAGGCAAAGGAGAAGAGCTGACCGGCGGCCGAACAAGACCCGCGCTGCTTGCGGACGTATTTGAATCGTTTGTGGGGGCGCTGTATCTCGATCAGGGGCTTGAGAGAGTTAAGGTTTTTCTGGATCAGCATGTGTTTCCGAAACTGGAGCTCGGCGGTGGCAAAATGCAAATTACCGACTACAAAACGGAGTTGCAGGAGCTTACTCAGCATCATAATCTGGGAGCGCTCGAATACCGGATTGTAGAGGAACGAGGGCCGGCTCATGAGCGGGAATTTGTATCTGAGGTGTTTATGGAAGGACGGAGTCTCGGCCGGGGAACCGGACGCTCGAAGAAGGAAGCGGAGCAGCAAGCTGCTGCGGTCGCCCTAAGAGAGCTTAGCTCGATTGAACAATAA